A genomic window from Flintibacter sp. KGMB00164 includes:
- the hgdC gene encoding (R)-2-hydroxyglutaryl-CoA dehydratase activase HgdC, which yields MDNIYTLGIDIGSTASKCVMLRDGKEIVSKSLISVGAGTSGPQRAIAEVLESAGMTRDQMAYVLATGYGRNSLEGIADHQMSELSCHAKGASFLFPDVHTVIDIGGQDVKVLQVENGVMTNFVMNDKCAAGTGRFLDVMARVLEVKVEELGDLAAKSTKDVAISSTCTVFAESEVISQLAMDTDKCDIINGIHHSVAARVAGLAHRVGVREKVVMTGGVAQNSGVVKALEEELGHEIHTSPLTQYNGALGAALFAYQRYLKEQKD from the coding sequence ATGGATAACATTTACACTCTTGGTATCGATATTGGTTCTACTGCCTCCAAGTGCGTGATGCTGCGCGATGGCAAAGAGATCGTCAGCAAGTCCCTGATTTCGGTCGGCGCCGGAACCAGCGGCCCTCAGCGGGCAATTGCTGAGGTGCTGGAGAGCGCGGGTATGACCCGGGATCAGATGGCCTATGTGCTGGCTACCGGGTATGGCCGTAATTCTCTGGAGGGGATCGCCGACCACCAGATGAGCGAGCTGAGCTGTCACGCCAAGGGAGCAAGCTTCTTGTTCCCCGACGTGCACACCGTCATCGACATCGGCGGCCAGGACGTCAAGGTCCTGCAGGTGGAAAACGGCGTGATGACCAACTTTGTCATGAACGACAAGTGCGCTGCCGGCACCGGCCGGTTCCTGGACGTAATGGCCCGGGTGCTGGAGGTAAAGGTAGAGGAGCTGGGTGATCTGGCGGCCAAATCCACCAAGGATGTGGCCATCAGCTCCACCTGTACCGTATTTGCGGAAAGTGAGGTCATCAGCCAGCTGGCGATGGACACCGACAAGTGTGACATCATCAATGGCATCCACCACTCCGTGGCCGCCCGTGTGGCTGGCCTGGCACACCGTGTGGGCGTGCGGGAGAAGGTGGTCATGACCGGTGGTGTGGCTCAGAACTCCGGGGTGGTCAAGGCCCTGGAGGAGGAACTGGGACACGAAATCCACACCTCCCCCCTGACCCAGTACAATGGTGCTCTGGGGGCGGCGCTGTTTGCTTATCAGCGGTACCTGAAGGAGCAGAAGGACTGA
- the hgdA gene encoding (R)-2-hydroxyglutaryl-CoA dehydratase subunit alpha (The alpha subunit (HgdA) and beta subunit (HgdB) together are called component D of (R)-2-hydroxyglutaryl-CoA dehydratase, a key enzyme for glutamate fermentation. This oxygen-sensitive enzyme can perform a large number of turnovers after activation by HgdC, which requires a hydrolysis of ATP and transfers a single electron to the dehydratase.), producing MAKEVSPGVKALRKVVEDVYADARKAHAEGKLVGWSSSKFPCELAEAFDLNVMYPENQAAGIAANRDGEIMCKAAEELGYDNDICGYARISLAYAAGKRASRKFDPETLEYIIDPKSGKPLKDENGNVVIDPETGKPKKDPKTMQPYTVLDDIYEIEALPETTEKEIAYKNFRREAIKPYRQMRMPQPDFVLCCNNICNCMTKWYENIARMCNIPLIMIDIPYNNTVDVHDTNVAYVRAQFDAAIHQLEQITGKKFDEKKFEHACENANRTAKAWLRVCDYLQYKPAPYSGFDLFNHMADVVTARGKVAAAEAFELLEKDLAEAVKEGKSTTPFPEKFRVMFEGIPCWPKLPNLFKPLKANGVNVTAVVYAPAFGFVYNNMDEMARAYYKAPNSVCIEQGVEWREGICRDNKVDGVLVHYNRSCKPWSGYMAEMQRRFTKDLGVPCAGFDGDQADPRNFNEAQYETRVQGLVEAMEANQAKKEAEAK from the coding sequence ATGGCTAAAGAAGTGAGCCCCGGCGTCAAGGCCCTGCGCAAGGTCGTCGAGGATGTGTATGCTGATGCCCGCAAGGCCCATGCCGAGGGCAAGTTGGTTGGTTGGTCCAGCTCCAAGTTCCCCTGCGAGCTGGCTGAGGCCTTTGATCTGAACGTGATGTACCCCGAGAACCAGGCCGCTGGTATCGCCGCCAACCGTGACGGTGAGATCATGTGTAAGGCTGCCGAGGAGCTGGGCTATGACAACGATATCTGCGGTTACGCCCGTATCAGCCTGGCTTATGCTGCCGGCAAGCGTGCGTCCCGGAAGTTTGACCCCGAGACCCTGGAGTATATCATCGATCCCAAGAGCGGCAAGCCTCTGAAGGACGAGAACGGCAACGTGGTCATCGACCCCGAGACCGGCAAGCCCAAGAAGGATCCCAAGACCATGCAGCCCTACACCGTGCTGGATGACATCTATGAGATCGAGGCTCTGCCCGAGACCACCGAGAAGGAGATCGCCTACAAGAACTTCCGCCGTGAGGCCATCAAGCCTTATCGTCAGATGCGTATGCCTCAGCCCGACTTCGTGCTGTGCTGCAACAACATCTGTAACTGCATGACCAAGTGGTATGAGAACATCGCCCGTATGTGCAACATCCCCCTGATCATGATCGACATCCCCTACAACAACACTGTGGACGTCCACGACACCAACGTGGCTTATGTCCGTGCTCAGTTCGACGCTGCCATCCATCAGCTGGAGCAGATCACCGGCAAGAAGTTCGACGAGAAGAAGTTCGAGCACGCCTGTGAGAACGCCAACCGCACCGCTAAGGCCTGGCTGCGCGTGTGTGACTACCTGCAGTACAAGCCCGCCCCCTACAGCGGCTTCGATCTGTTCAACCACATGGCCGACGTGGTTACCGCCCGCGGCAAGGTGGCTGCTGCTGAGGCTTTCGAACTGCTGGAGAAGGACCTGGCCGAGGCTGTCAAGGAAGGCAAGAGCACCACTCCCTTCCCCGAGAAGTTCCGCGTCATGTTCGAAGGTATTCCCTGCTGGCCCAAGCTGCCTAACCTGTTCAAGCCTCTGAAGGCCAACGGCGTTAACGTGACTGCCGTCGTGTACGCCCCCGCTTTCGGCTTCGTGTACAACAACATGGATGAGATGGCCCGTGCTTACTACAAGGCCCCCAACTCCGTGTGTATCGAGCAGGGCGTTGAGTGGCGTGAGGGCATCTGCCGGGACAACAAGGTGGACGGCGTGCTGGTCCACTACAACCGTTCCTGCAAGCCTTGGTCTGGCTACATGGCCGAGATGCAGCGCCGCTTTACCAAGGATCTGGGTGTTCCCTGCGCCGGCTTCGACGGCGACCAGGCCGATCCCCGGAACTTTAACGAGGCCCAGTATGAGACCCGTGTCCAGGGCCTGGTAGAGGCCATGGAGGCCAATCAAGCGAAGAAGGAGGCTGAGGCGAAATGA
- the hgdB gene encoding (R)-2-hydroxyglutaryl-CoA dehydratase subunit beta: MSTEVLLNEFKECSEHPYRVISAYKQEGKKVIGVLPYFAPVELVVAAGMVPMGIWGSNKKTIAQAKEYCATFYCTIAQLALEMLLDGTLDQLDGIITPTICDTLRPMSQNFRVAMEGKLPCIFLAHPQNRKPAFGLQFTVDQYMHVKSELEKISGNTITDEALRDAIKVMNRSRKARREFVKLAGQHPEAISAVERSAVLRSAWFMEPAVHAQKLEELNEKLSKLPASNWKGRKVVTSGIICDNPKLLQIFDDNNIAIAADDVAQETRAFRVDASEEGDPMMALAQQFADQDYDVLLYDEYSNKNRRADYVVQMVKESGAQGLVLFMQQFCDPEEMEYPYLKKALDDAGIPHIKLGVDQQMRDFGQASTAIQAFADVL; this comes from the coding sequence ATGAGCACCGAAGTTTTGCTGAACGAGTTTAAGGAATGTTCTGAACACCCCTATCGGGTAATCTCCGCCTATAAGCAGGAGGGTAAGAAGGTCATCGGCGTGCTGCCCTACTTTGCTCCCGTGGAGCTGGTCGTGGCCGCTGGTATGGTGCCCATGGGTATCTGGGGCAGCAACAAGAAGACCATCGCCCAGGCCAAGGAGTACTGCGCTACCTTCTACTGCACCATCGCTCAGCTGGCTCTGGAGATGCTGCTGGACGGCACCCTGGATCAGCTGGACGGCATCATCACCCCCACCATCTGCGACACCCTGCGTCCCATGAGCCAGAACTTCCGCGTGGCCATGGAGGGCAAGCTGCCCTGCATCTTCCTGGCTCACCCCCAGAACCGTAAGCCCGCTTTCGGCCTGCAGTTCACCGTGGACCAGTACATGCACGTGAAGAGCGAGCTGGAGAAGATCTCCGGCAACACCATCACCGACGAGGCTCTCCGTGATGCCATCAAGGTTATGAACCGCAGCCGCAAGGCCCGCCGTGAGTTCGTCAAGCTGGCCGGTCAGCACCCCGAGGCCATCTCCGCTGTGGAGCGTTCCGCTGTGCTCCGCTCCGCTTGGTTCATGGAGCCCGCCGTCCACGCTCAGAAGCTGGAAGAGCTGAATGAGAAGCTCTCCAAGCTGCCCGCCTCCAACTGGAAGGGCCGCAAGGTTGTTACCTCCGGCATCATCTGCGACAACCCCAAGCTGCTGCAGATCTTCGACGACAACAACATTGCTATCGCCGCCGACGACGTGGCCCAGGAGACCCGTGCCTTCCGTGTGGACGCCAGCGAAGAGGGCGATCCCATGATGGCTCTGGCTCAGCAGTTCGCTGATCAGGATTATGACGTGCTCCTGTACGATGAGTACTCCAACAAGAACCGCCGCGCCGACTATGTGGTGCAGATGGTGAAGGAGTCCGGCGCTCAGGGTCTGGTGCTGTTCATGCAGCAGTTCTGCGACCCCGAGGAGATGGAGTATCCCTACCTGAAGAAGGCTCTGGACGACGCCGGTATCCCCCACATCAAGCTGGGCGTGGACCAGCAGATGCGGGACTTCGGCCAGGCCAGCACCGCCATCCAGGCTTTCGCCGACGTGCTGTAA
- a CDS encoding biotin/lipoyl-containing protein — MNYNVTVNGKVYSVTVEKTGAAAPAAAAPVMAAPVAAPVAAPAPAAAPAPAAAPAPAAAPAPAAAPAAVAAGETAVNSPMPGNIFKVECKVGQAVKAGDVLVVLEAMKMEIEVSAPVDGTVKAVSAVVGTAVNTDDLLVTLG; from the coding sequence ATGAACTACAATGTTACCGTGAACGGCAAGGTTTACAGTGTAACGGTGGAGAAGACCGGCGCCGCCGCTCCCGCGGCCGCTGCTCCTGTCATGGCTGCCCCTGTGGCCGCCCCCGTTGCTGCTCCCGCCCCTGCCGCTGCCCCCGCGCCCGCCGCCGCTCCCGCCCCCGCCGCTGCTCCCGCTCCTGCCGCCGCCCCCGCCGCTGTGGCTGCCGGTGAGACTGCCGTCAACAGCCCCATGCCCGGCAACATCTTCAAGGTGGAGTGCAAGGTTGGCCAGGCTGTGAAGGCTGGCGACGTGCTGGTGGTGCTGGAGGCCATGAAGATGGAGATCGAGGTCTCTGCTCCCGTGGACGGCACTGTTAAGGCTGTTTCTGCTGTGGTTGGCACTGCTGTCAACACCGACGATCTGCTGGTCACCCTGGGTTAA
- a CDS encoding acetyl-CoA carboxylase biotin carboxyl carrier protein subunit — protein sequence MPDINKAILDPFTPLSVPEALMVAVCGIVVVFMMLAILALVIIIISKIVSSIEGKAAPAAPAKKAAPAPAPKPAAPAAPAVDEGEMVAVMMAAIAEESGMSPNSFRITNVTAAPAAAPVAAAPAAAPAPAAAPAPAAAPAPAPAAAPAAAPVAAGETAVNSPMPGNIFKVECQVGQAVKAGDVLVVLEAMKMEIEVSAPVDGTVKSVSAVVGTAVNTDDLLVTIG from the coding sequence ATGCCTGATATTAACAAAGCAATTCTGGACCCGTTTACCCCGCTGAGCGTGCCCGAGGCTCTGATGGTCGCTGTCTGTGGTATCGTGGTGGTGTTCATGATGCTGGCCATTCTGGCTCTGGTCATTATTATCATCTCCAAGATCGTCAGCTCCATTGAGGGCAAGGCGGCTCCTGCCGCTCCTGCCAAGAAGGCCGCTCCCGCTCCTGCTCCCAAGCCGGCAGCTCCCGCTGCTCCCGCGGTGGATGAGGGTGAGATGGTGGCTGTGATGATGGCTGCCATTGCCGAGGAGTCTGGCATGAGCCCCAACTCCTTCCGTATTACCAATGTCACCGCGGCTCCTGCTGCGGCTCCCGTGGCTGCGGCTCCTGCCGCCGCCCCTGCCCCTGCTGCTGCTCCTGCTCCCGCGGCTGCGCCCGCTCCCGCTCCTGCTGCGGCTCCCGCTGCTGCCCCTGTGGCTGCTGGTGAGACCGCTGTCAACAGCCCCATGCCCGGCAACATCTTCAAGGTGGAGTGCCAGGTTGGTCAGGCTGTAAAGGCCGGTGACGTGCTGGTGGTGCTGGAGGCCATGAAGATGGAGATCGAGGTCTCCGCTCCCGTGGACGGCACCGTCAAGTCTGTGTCCGCTGTGGTGGGCACCGCAGTCAACACCGATGACCTGCTGGTCACGATCGGTTGA
- a CDS encoding sodium ion-translocating decarboxylase subunit beta produces MGFFGEVLSAIFGGSGFAALPNDWRQVIMIAIACLLLYMGIGKKFEPLLLVPIAFGMLLANLPLTGLLNEPSGSSVGFMWVLYQGVNYAIYPSIIFMGIGAMTDFGPLLANPMSLLLGAAAQLGIFTAFLLALVLGPVTGGLISFTPAEAAAIGVIGGADGPTAILTASKLASDLLPAIAIAAYSYMALIPMIQPPIMKLLTTKEMRKVKMTQLRTVSKTEKIIFPVAVTIFVILLVPDTAPLIGMLMLGNLFRECGVCERLSDTAQNALMNIVTIPLGLSVGCKAVYDKFLTFQTVSIIVLGLLAFLLSTAGGVLLGDLMYILTKGKVNPLIGSAGVSAVPMAARVSQTVGQKENPSNFLLMHAMGPNVAGVIGSAVAAGFMIKVFGG; encoded by the coding sequence ATGGGTTTCTTTGGAGAAGTTTTAAGTGCAATTTTTGGAGGCTCCGGCTTCGCCGCTCTGCCTAATGACTGGCGCCAGGTCATCATGATCGCCATTGCCTGTCTGCTGCTGTACATGGGCATTGGCAAGAAGTTTGAGCCCCTGCTGCTGGTTCCTATCGCGTTTGGTATGTTGCTGGCCAACCTGCCTCTGACCGGTCTGCTCAATGAGCCCTCCGGCAGCAGTGTTGGTTTCATGTGGGTGCTCTATCAGGGCGTCAACTACGCCATCTATCCGTCCATCATCTTCATGGGCATCGGTGCGATGACTGACTTTGGTCCCCTGCTGGCTAACCCCATGTCCCTGTTGCTGGGCGCTGCCGCTCAGCTGGGCATTTTCACCGCCTTCCTGCTGGCCCTGGTTCTGGGCCCTGTCACCGGCGGTCTGATTTCCTTCACGCCTGCTGAGGCTGCCGCTATCGGCGTTATCGGCGGCGCTGACGGCCCCACTGCTATTCTGACTGCTTCTAAGCTGGCTTCGGATCTGCTGCCTGCTATCGCCATTGCGGCGTACTCCTACATGGCTCTGATCCCCATGATCCAGCCTCCCATCATGAAGCTGCTCACCACCAAGGAGATGCGTAAGGTCAAGATGACCCAGCTGCGCACCGTCTCCAAGACTGAGAAGATCATCTTCCCCGTGGCCGTGACCATCTTCGTGATCCTGCTGGTGCCCGATACCGCTCCTCTGATCGGTATGCTGATGCTGGGCAACCTGTTCCGTGAGTGCGGCGTGTGTGAGCGTCTGTCTGACACCGCTCAGAACGCCCTGATGAACATTGTCACCATTCCCCTGGGCCTGTCCGTGGGCTGCAAGGCTGTGTATGACAAGTTCCTGACCTTCCAGACCGTGTCCATCATCGTGCTGGGCCTGCTGGCCTTCCTGCTGTCCACCGCTGGCGGTGTGCTGCTGGGCGATCTGATGTACATCCTGACCAAGGGTAAGGTCAACCCCCTCATCGGCTCCGCCGGTGTGTCTGCTGTTCCCATGGCCGCCCGTGTCTCTCAGACCGTGGGCCAGAAGGAGAACCCCTCCAACTTCCTGCTCATGCACGCCATGGGCCCCAACGTGGCCGGTGTTATCGGTTCCGCTGTGGCTGCCGGCTTCATGATCAAGGTGTTTGGCGGCTAA
- a CDS encoding transglutaminase domain-containing protein — protein sequence MEPYYYQRLSKPMQEAYHAIKRGVESLSPAFPVPRLEMEQLSEVLFYLRLDCPEIFYITNFSCRVHPDALRVEFCPEYLFDKGRIREHQKALRARVERLARPAQAFTEWEKERYIHDFICTQVRYDKLKKPYSHEIIGPLGQGVGVCEGIAKSVKALCDQLGLWCIVVISENAPEKGIKYRHAWNVVRIGGRYYHLDATFDNSVGTPELIRYDYFNLEDRRIFRDHEPLITPAPACSEGDGFYYRMKKLSFTKLEEVERRGEQAARKKKELVFHWRGGYLTRAVLKDILQCLERAGASRDMHPRVRLNWPQAVLQVAYTPECPAHMLDAQQANEGEELEAPLPQEETAGDTLQ from the coding sequence ATGGAGCCCTACTACTATCAGCGCCTGAGCAAGCCTATGCAGGAGGCCTACCATGCAATCAAGCGGGGGGTAGAGAGTCTGAGCCCAGCCTTCCCGGTACCTCGGCTGGAGATGGAACAGCTAAGTGAGGTGCTGTTTTATCTGCGCCTGGATTGTCCGGAGATTTTCTACATCACCAACTTTTCGTGTCGGGTCCATCCGGACGCCTTGCGGGTAGAGTTCTGTCCCGAGTATCTCTTTGACAAGGGGCGCATCCGGGAACACCAGAAGGCGCTGCGTGCCCGGGTGGAGCGGCTTGCCCGGCCTGCCCAGGCGTTTACCGAGTGGGAGAAGGAACGGTATATCCACGATTTCATCTGCACTCAGGTGCGCTACGATAAATTGAAAAAGCCTTACTCCCATGAAATCATTGGACCTCTGGGACAGGGAGTGGGAGTATGCGAGGGCATTGCTAAATCAGTGAAAGCCCTTTGTGATCAACTGGGACTTTGGTGTATTGTGGTTATTTCGGAGAATGCACCGGAGAAGGGAATCAAATACCGCCATGCCTGGAATGTGGTTCGCATTGGCGGGCGGTACTATCATCTGGATGCCACCTTTGATAACTCTGTAGGTACTCCGGAACTTATCCGCTACGACTACTTTAATCTGGAGGATCGGCGGATCTTCCGGGACCACGAGCCGCTCATCACACCGGCTCCTGCTTGTTCAGAGGGCGACGGATTCTATTACCGGATGAAAAAACTCTCCTTTACCAAGCTGGAAGAGGTGGAGCGCCGGGGGGAACAGGCTGCCCGGAAGAAGAAGGAGCTGGTATTCCACTGGAGAGGCGGTTATCTTACCCGGGCAGTGTTGAAGGATATCCTTCAATGCCTGGAGCGGGCAGGAGCGAGCCGGGATATGCACCCCAGAGTGCGGCTCAACTGGCCTCAGGCAGTGCTCCAGGTGGCCTATACGCCGGAATGCCCTGCGCATATGCTGGATGCCCAGCAGGCCAACGAAGGAGAGGAGCTGGAGGCACCTCTGCCCCAGGAGGAAACTGCCGGGGACACATTGCAATAA
- the smc gene encoding chromosome segregation protein SMC translates to MEALYLKALEIQGFKSFPDKTVLTFGSDITAIVGPNGSGKSNISDAIRWVMGEQSTRVLRGGKMEDVIFGGTAKRKQTGYAEVSLVLDNTNHIFDMDESEVMVTRRYYRSGESEYYINRRSVRLKDVNELFMDTGLGREGYSIIGQGRIDEILSVKSADRREIFEEAAGISRFRHRKEEAERKLERTDENLVRINDKISELELQVEPLRAQSETAKKYLIFRDELRGLEISVWLDTLERIRVSTIKLETDYKEAVRQKEAAERAVEASFGRAEQLSMQMRDKEVQADELRFAIQGRDATIRELESAIAVLKSNIQHNLESTARIREELEQREGRQDSLDSQIADRRARLEEVQAQLEETRRSVEEKNRQAQQALLSAGTLAKELEELRGREALKTADANQAKTLLSALAAAAQEVLDRDEAVRQELRSLEQRLEAARTDAAAADRKERDAREERDGVKNVISGYALRLDSRKKKAERAKDRHVKLQMEENALASRIKMLSEMEKMHEGYSKAIKLVLGEAQRGTLRNIHGPVAGLIHVPDQYTVAIETALGGAMQNLVVEREEDGKAVIQYLKRRDGGRATILPLSSIRPSDLREAGSLSREPGFVGIADQLVEFAPQYRNVFSNLLGRVVVMEHLDAAIAVARKYGYRFRIVTLDGQVLNPGGSMTGGSASRSAGILSRANELERLTAQRQGLEESLAQAARELEEANREAAAAAYEMETAQAQLREWEDAILKAQGEQALCRSIVSDLERQQAGQKEELEQLKKRSAEIETDTQSARDRIQELEGAAAALKSEAEGKAQGQNDLQEHSLKITQELAALNASLAALEAERETGKHTLEELEALRRDLAGDQDQSRALIGDYEEKNEAFAQEIGEKETRLQKLRLENEEQNQAIAQLNQEKMELEGERVKATREGQEKNKELLTIGGEVSRLEQKKMASSMDEKQILDKLWETYELSHEAAKLQRVEIESVPKASRRIGELKKSISALGNVNVGAIEEFERVNERYTYLTDQRDDVEKAKKELEDVIAQITGEMKTIFAREFDSINRSFGETFAELFGGGKATLELEDPNDILNCGIEIKVQPPGKALKIISLLSGGEKAFVAIALYFAILKVRPTPFVVMDEIEAALDDNNVVRFAHYMRAMTDHTQFIVITHRRGTMEEADVLYGVTMQEQGISRMLTINLNDVEKELNIR, encoded by the coding sequence GTGGAAGCATTGTACTTAAAGGCATTGGAGATCCAGGGCTTCAAGTCGTTCCCAGATAAGACGGTGCTGACCTTTGGGTCGGACATTACCGCCATTGTCGGACCCAACGGATCGGGAAAATCCAATATTTCCGACGCCATCCGCTGGGTTATGGGAGAGCAGTCCACCCGCGTGCTCCGAGGCGGCAAGATGGAAGACGTGATCTTCGGCGGTACAGCCAAGCGCAAGCAGACCGGCTACGCCGAGGTCTCTCTGGTCCTGGACAACACCAATCATATCTTCGATATGGATGAGAGCGAAGTAATGGTCACCCGCCGTTACTACCGTTCCGGAGAGAGTGAGTACTATATCAACCGCCGCTCGGTGCGCCTGAAGGATGTCAACGAGCTGTTCATGGACACCGGCCTTGGCCGGGAGGGCTACTCCATTATTGGCCAGGGCCGCATCGACGAGATCCTCTCGGTGAAGTCCGCCGACCGCCGGGAAATCTTTGAGGAGGCGGCGGGCATCTCCCGCTTCCGCCACCGCAAGGAAGAGGCCGAACGGAAGCTGGAGCGCACCGATGAAAATCTGGTGCGGATCAACGACAAGATCTCCGAGCTGGAGTTACAGGTGGAACCCCTGCGGGCTCAGAGCGAGACAGCGAAGAAATATCTGATTTTCCGGGATGAGCTTCGAGGTCTGGAAATCTCCGTGTGGCTGGATACCCTGGAGCGCATCCGGGTAAGCACCATCAAGCTGGAGACCGACTATAAAGAGGCGGTGCGCCAGAAGGAAGCGGCGGAGCGGGCGGTAGAGGCCAGCTTTGGCCGGGCGGAGCAGCTGTCCATGCAGATGCGGGACAAGGAGGTCCAGGCGGATGAGCTGCGCTTTGCCATTCAGGGCCGGGATGCCACCATCCGGGAACTGGAGTCGGCGATTGCCGTACTGAAAAGCAATATCCAGCATAATTTAGAGAGTACCGCCCGCATCCGGGAGGAATTGGAGCAGCGTGAGGGGCGTCAGGACAGCCTGGACAGCCAGATCGCGGACCGGCGCGCCCGGCTGGAGGAGGTCCAGGCCCAGCTGGAGGAAACCCGGCGCAGTGTGGAAGAGAAGAACAGGCAGGCGCAGCAAGCTCTGCTGTCTGCAGGTACTTTGGCCAAGGAGCTGGAGGAACTGCGGGGCCGGGAGGCACTGAAGACCGCCGATGCCAACCAGGCAAAGACCCTGTTGTCCGCATTGGCTGCCGCGGCCCAGGAGGTGTTGGACCGGGATGAAGCGGTGCGCCAGGAGCTGCGCAGTCTGGAACAGCGGTTGGAAGCCGCCCGGACTGACGCCGCCGCTGCCGACCGCAAGGAGCGGGATGCCCGGGAGGAGCGGGACGGAGTGAAAAATGTGATCTCCGGCTATGCTCTGCGCCTGGACAGCCGAAAGAAGAAAGCGGAGCGGGCCAAGGACCGCCATGTAAAATTGCAGATGGAGGAGAATGCCCTCGCCTCCCGGATCAAGATGCTCTCTGAAATGGAGAAAATGCACGAGGGTTATTCCAAGGCCATCAAGCTGGTGCTGGGCGAGGCCCAGCGGGGCACGCTGCGCAATATCCACGGACCGGTGGCCGGGCTCATCCACGTACCCGACCAGTACACCGTAGCCATTGAGACCGCCCTGGGCGGAGCCATGCAGAACCTGGTGGTGGAGCGGGAGGAAGACGGTAAGGCGGTCATCCAGTACTTAAAGAGACGGGACGGCGGCCGGGCCACCATCCTGCCCCTGAGCTCCATCCGACCCTCAGATCTGCGGGAAGCGGGAAGCCTCAGCCGGGAGCCCGGTTTCGTGGGCATTGCCGATCAGCTGGTAGAGTTTGCCCCCCAATACCGCAATGTCTTTTCCAACCTGTTGGGCCGAGTCGTCGTGATGGAGCATTTGGATGCCGCCATCGCTGTGGCCCGGAAGTACGGATACCGCTTCCGCATCGTCACCCTGGACGGGCAGGTTTTGAACCCCGGCGGCTCGATGACCGGCGGCAGCGCCAGCCGCAGCGCCGGTATTCTCAGCCGGGCTAACGAGCTGGAGCGGCTCACCGCGCAGCGCCAGGGGCTGGAGGAGAGCTTGGCTCAGGCAGCCCGGGAGTTGGAAGAGGCGAACCGGGAAGCGGCGGCCGCAGCCTATGAGATGGAGACCGCTCAGGCCCAGTTGCGTGAGTGGGAGGACGCCATCCTAAAGGCCCAGGGCGAGCAGGCTTTGTGCCGCAGTATCGTCAGCGACCTGGAGCGGCAGCAGGCCGGCCAGAAGGAAGAACTGGAACAGCTGAAGAAGCGCTCTGCGGAGATCGAGACCGACACCCAGAGTGCCCGGGACCGGATCCAGGAACTGGAGGGTGCTGCTGCGGCCCTGAAAAGTGAGGCTGAGGGCAAGGCTCAGGGTCAGAATGATCTTCAGGAACACTCGCTGAAAATTACTCAGGAGCTGGCAGCTCTTAACGCCAGTCTGGCCGCCTTAGAGGCAGAACGGGAGACCGGGAAGCATACCTTGGAGGAACTGGAGGCTCTGCGCCGGGATCTGGCCGGAGACCAGGACCAGAGCCGGGCTCTCATTGGCGACTATGAGGAGAAAAATGAGGCCTTTGCCCAGGAAATCGGGGAGAAGGAGACTCGGCTGCAGAAGCTTCGTCTGGAGAACGAGGAGCAGAACCAGGCCATCGCCCAGCTCAATCAGGAAAAGATGGAGCTGGAGGGTGAGCGTGTGAAAGCCACTCGGGAAGGCCAGGAGAAGAACAAGGAACTGCTGACCATCGGCGGGGAAGTCTCCCGCCTGGAGCAGAAAAAGATGGCCTCGTCCATGGACGAGAAGCAGATTTTGGACAAGCTGTGGGAAACCTATGAACTGTCCCACGAGGCGGCCAAGCTGCAGCGGGTGGAGATCGAGTCGGTGCCTAAGGCCAGCCGCCGCATTGGAGAGCTGAAAAAGAGTATCTCCGCGCTGGGCAATGTAAATGTGGGAGCCATTGAGGAATTTGAGCGAGTCAATGAGCGGTATACCTACCTCACTGACCAGCGGGACGATGTGGAGAAGGCCAAGAAGGAACTGGAGGATGTGATCGCTCAGATCACCGGGGAGATGAAGACCATTTTTGCCCGGGAGTTTGACAGTATCAACCGCTCCTTCGGCGAGACCTTTGCAGAGCTCTTTGGAGGCGGAAAAGCCACGCTGGAGCTGGAAGACCCCAACGATATCCTCAACTGCGGCATCGAGATCAAGGTGCAGCCCCCCGGTAAGGCGCTGAAGATCATCTCTCTGCTGT